CCGCACAAATTGGCGCTTTTTGGCACTGGCCGTTGTTGTAGTCGATTGTTCTTCGTCCTCCTCACTGGCCAGTAAACGCTTGTGCCCAGTCTTCTCAGTCTCGTTCGCTTCGAATTCTGTAGCGTTCGCCTCAGACTCAGCGAATCGCATTTTTCGGTGCAGACGATCGTACAATGCTTGTATCTCCGGTGTCAACTTCTCCGCATCCTCGAGACGATTGTACGCCTGGCACAGGACATCGCAAGCCGTGGTAAAGGATTTGCGTATAAGGTCCGAGTTCTCCACCAGCTCCCGGTTGATCAAGTACAGGTGATTGCTGGATATATTCTGCTTTGCCATCTGCAGTTCGAGATCCTTCCTCTTCACATAAAGGCCAAGGATTTGCTGAAGCTTCGATTGATTGACCTCGCGCTTCAGACTCTCCACTTCCCGGTAGGCGTGCTGTACCTTATCTTGCCAGCTCGGCAGCTCTTCCGAGTATTTGTCGTTTTGATTAGCCAGTGTAGTCATGTAGTTATTAAAACGTCGGTAATCCTAAACAAATTTATCGAATCATTCAATAAATTCCGTTAAAACacaatttaaaattcaaataagcCCGCGTTTAGCATCGTTTCTTGACTATATTACGTCACGATatgttacgttacgttagtcATATTTTTCAAAGTTGGCAGCCCCTAGAAACAGCTGTTCAGATCACTCGCCGCCGCATTTACTCAAACAAATTTACAAAACTGAAACAAATGCTCAGGAATACGCTGCATTTAATAGCCCTGGGTGGGCGCCAGGATCCAGTGCGGCGGTCACTGCTCCCTTGCACCGCCAGACTGTTGCCGGTAGAGAAGCgggagcagccgcagcaaatACAGACCGGCTTGTTGCAGGCGCGCGGTTATGCAAAAGGCAAGGACAAAAAGAAGGAGAAAGGCGGCAAAGGAAAGGCGGGAAAAGTGGAAATCAATGAGCAGCAACTGCGAGAGATTATCAACTTGGACAGCCTCAACACACAAATGGAAAGGTCGGTGCAGCAGATGAAGGAGGACTTTATCAAGCACCTGTCGCTACGCTCTACCAGCGGAGCCATTGACACGCTGCGCATCAAAGTGGACGGCGATGAGCACGAGCTCCAGGAGCTGGCACAGATATCGCGAAAGAATCCTAAGACGATTATTGTCAATATGATTGCCTTTCCCCAAACCATTCCCGACGTACTGAGGGCCATCGAGAAGAGCGGCATGAATCTAAATCCCCAGCAGGACGGCACGACACTGTTCATACCCATACCCAAGGTGACCAAGGAGCACCGCGAGAATCTGTCCAAGAACGCCAAGGCTCTGTTCGTCAAGTACCGGGATGCCATACGAAACGTTCAGAACGACCACATTCGAAAACTGAAGAAGCAGCCGGACGTCGGCAAAGATGATGCCTTTGCTGCCCAGACCCAGGTCACGGCCATTGGGGATAAGTTCATTGCCGAAGCGGATAAGCTGCTGGCCAGCAAGCAGAAGGAGCTGCTTGGCGATAATTAAGACTGATTGTGTTCGAGACCCGCTTTCGCTGaattaaaagcaaaataaacTACTGTCATTTGTGCACTTACCTCTTGGCACATCCGTTGGTCCTGGGACAACATCTTTCTGAACTCCTCAAAGTCCTTTTTCAGCGTCTGACGATAATTAATAATCTTAATCTTACTCCGTATGCCGATTCCGCACTCCTGCATCGTCTTAGCAGTGGCATATACAGCATCTATCCTGCTGTACCATGACTTCAGCTCCTGCGGATCGTAGCCATTGCTGCCTCCACGCTCTAGCTGAGCTACCTTCGCCTCCAACGCTTTGTTGCGCTCTTTCAGTCGCTCATTCTCGGCCATGACCTCGTCGATCTTCTTCACATAGAACTCGGTGGGCATTTTCGACTTGATCACGTTCTGCTTCAATGTGGTTCGGATCTTCTTCGCGCGACTAGCGTACTTCAAGGTGTTGTAGGTGTCTTCGTATGTAAGAGAGCTCATCGACACGTTGGCCACCATCAAAGTGCGGCAGTTGCCGCCTAGAGAGTCCTTAAGGATGCGTGTCAGGTTAGAGTCACGATAGGGTATGTGCTTGAGGCCATCGGCCAACTTGTTGATGCAGTTTCCCAGTGCCAGAAGACTCTTGTTGATACTAGCACCTTCCTTGAAGCGCACACCAATACCCTTGGTGCTGGCCGCTCGTTCACTGCCAGCCAAATCAATCATCGACAGCTTGACAGTTCGCTTTGTGTCTGTTTTCCGATCAGTGATACGTATGTGCACCTGGAAGATAGCATGGGATCGCGAGCTCTCTGCGTTGGCATCGGTTGGGTGTTGAGTGCGATGCCCGTTTCCTAGGGCCAGCATCCGCAGCAATTCTTCAGCGCTGTAGATGGGCGTCAGTCGCAGCCCGCTCACAACCACACCGTTGGAATCCTCGCGTAGTTTTAGCGGACCCGACTTTGTGAGCAGATTCATAACGTGTTCGTTGTACACCTCCAGGTATGAGACACCCACATCGAACTTTCTTGCA
The sequence above is a segment of the Drosophila pseudoobscura strain MV-25-SWS-2005 chromosome X, UCI_Dpse_MV25, whole genome shotgun sequence genome. Coding sequences within it:
- the Klp67A gene encoding kinesin-like protein KIF18A, giving the protein MPVEHTNIKVAVRVRPYNAKELEHQQRSIIKVMDKSALLFDPDEEDDEFFFHGTKQNYRDITKRMNKKLTMEFDRVFDIDNTNQELFEECTAPLVDAVLNGYNCSVFVYGATGAGKTFTMLGSEATPGITFLTMRDLFEKIQAQSDARKFDVGVSYLEVYNEHVMNLLTKSGPLKLREDSNGVVVSGLRLTPIYSAEELLRMLALGNGHRTQHPTDANAESSRSHAIFQVHIRITDRKTDTKRTVKLSMIDLAGSERAASTKGIGVRFKEGASINKSLLALGNCINKLADGLKHIPYRDSNLTRILKDSLGGNCRTLMVANVSMSSLTYEDTYNTLKYASRAKKIRTTLKQNVIKSKMPTEFYVKKIDEVMAENERLKERNKALEAKVAQLERGGSNGYDPQELKSWYSRIDAVYATAKTMQECGIGIRSKIKIINYRQTLKKDFEEFRKMLSQDQRMCQEDYRRFNNYMTTLANQNDKYSEELPSWQDKVQHAYREVESLKREVNQSKLQQILGLYVKRKDLELQMAKQNISSNHLYLINRELVENSDLIRKSFTTACDVLCQAYNRLEDAEKLTPEIQALYDRLHRKMRFAESEANATEFEANETEKTGHKRLLASEEDEEQSTTTTASAKKRQFVRASEIDDDLHLSVDSTDSLETDSDSDEAHKTFKKPHNLNQTQVLSTTYNALTSTVTKQRNVHQRIVTDLLSDQNVRGGNDKIKQVLLKSSNFTTQGLQRSLAAASIAKENVKFNGNYVRKSPRALVAKAMSGNPTITRKPLGTGNKEPPLVKFNRAASFRLKK
- the mRRF1 gene encoding ribosome-recycling factor, mitochondrial; translation: MLRNTLHLIALGGRQDPVRRSLLPCTARLLPVEKREQPQQIQTGLLQARGYAKGKDKKKEKGGKGKAGKVEINEQQLREIINLDSLNTQMERSVQQMKEDFIKHLSLRSTSGAIDTLRIKVDGDEHELQELAQISRKNPKTIIVNMIAFPQTIPDVLRAIEKSGMNLNPQQDGTTLFIPIPKVTKEHRENLSKNAKALFVKYRDAIRNVQNDHIRKLKKQPDVGKDDAFAAQTQVTAIGDKFIAEADKLLASKQKELLGDN